The following coding sequences lie in one Chitinispirillales bacterium genomic window:
- the mtnA gene encoding S-methyl-5-thioribose-1-phosphate isomerase: MLVNGKHYRTIWLNPSDDKAVSIIDQTKLPHSFETIDLRSVEDFRRAIKDMWVRGAGLIGATAGYGMYVAALEAKDENFDDDIKKFGEILLATRPTAKNLSWAVERMIKKICRNELSAEQKRKIAKDEAESIANEDAEFCRKIGENGLEIIREISKEKNGSTVNVLTHCNAGWLAFTDYGSALSPIYAAKNAGIDIHVWVDETRPRNQGASLTAWELGRQGVTHHLIADNSGGHLMQRGLVDMVIVGADRVSLGGDAANKIGTYLKALAAKDNDVPFFAAFPSSTFDFEIFDGVLEIPIEERTSQEVRVIGGKDKNGDICEVCICPDSTPAKNWGFDVTPARLITKLITERGVFEPNKDAILRFYPEAAL; encoded by the coding sequence ATGCTCGTAAACGGCAAACATTACAGAACGATTTGGCTCAATCCAAGCGACGATAAAGCGGTTTCGATAATCGACCAGACAAAACTTCCGCATTCGTTTGAAACGATTGATTTACGTTCGGTCGAAGATTTTCGCAGAGCGATCAAAGATATGTGGGTTCGCGGCGCCGGATTAATCGGAGCGACCGCCGGATATGGAATGTATGTCGCCGCGCTTGAAGCGAAAGACGAAAATTTTGACGACGATATAAAAAAATTCGGCGAAATTTTGCTTGCCACCCGTCCTACCGCAAAAAATTTGTCGTGGGCGGTGGAAAGAATGATTAAAAAAATTTGTCGAAACGAACTTTCCGCCGAGCAAAAGCGAAAAATCGCAAAGGACGAAGCCGAGTCGATCGCAAACGAAGACGCCGAATTTTGTAGAAAAATCGGCGAAAACGGGCTTGAAATCATTCGTGAAATTTCCAAGGAAAAAAACGGCTCGACGGTTAATGTCTTGACGCATTGCAACGCCGGCTGGTTGGCTTTTACCGATTACGGTTCGGCGCTTTCTCCGATTTACGCCGCAAAAAACGCCGGAATAGACATTCACGTTTGGGTCGATGAAACCCGTCCGCGTAATCAAGGCGCAAGTTTAACCGCTTGGGAATTAGGGCGGCAAGGCGTAACTCATCACTTGATAGCCGATAATTCAGGCGGGCATTTGATGCAGCGCGGGCTTGTAGATATGGTTATTGTGGGCGCGGACAGAGTGTCGCTGGGCGGCGACGCGGCAAACAAAATCGGAACTTATCTGAAAGCGCTTGCGGCGAAAGACAACGACGTTCCGTTTTTTGCAGCGTTTCCGTCATCGACTTTCGATTTTGAAATTTTTGACGGCGTCTTGGAAATTCCGATTGAAGAGCGCACAAGCCAAGAAGTTCGGGTTATCGGCGGAAAAGATAAAAACGGCGATATTTGCGAGGTTTGTATTTGTCCCGATTCAACCCCCGCAAAAAACTGGGGATTTGACGTAACGCCTGCGCGGCTTATTACAAAACTAATTACGGAAAGAGGTGTTTTTGAACCGAATAAAGATGCGATTTTGAGATTTTATCCCGAAGCGGCGTTATAA
- a CDS encoding DivIVA domain-containing protein codes for MQITPLEIRKFPFRTKTLNGLDPDHVDSFLQQIASQVEEQTRENTFLASKLKDVETQLDRYKKIDQTLSETLLTAQRATDDARMNAQKEAELIIREAQVRADRYESESRERVYRLESEIRALSAQKESFISRFRSFLTDQIKYLDVMAKNLDDDADKNDS; via the coding sequence ATGCAGATTACGCCTCTTGAAATAAGAAAATTTCCGTTTAGAACAAAAACGCTTAACGGACTTGACCCAGACCACGTGGATAGTTTTTTACAGCAAATTGCAAGTCAGGTTGAAGAACAGACGCGTGAAAATACGTTTTTGGCGTCAAAGCTTAAAGACGTCGAAACGCAACTAGACAGATATAAAAAAATAGACCAAACGCTTAGCGAAACGCTGCTTACCGCTCAAAGAGCCACGGACGACGCAAGGATGAACGCTCAAAAAGAAGCGGAATTAATCATAAGAGAAGCGCAGGTAAGAGCGGATCGTTACGAAAGTGAAAGCCGTGAAAGAGTATATAGATTAGAATCGGAAATTCGGGCGCTTTCGGCGCAAAAAGAAAGTTTTATTTCACGGTTTCGTTCATTTTTAACCGACCAAATTAAATATCTTGACGTTATGGCGAAAAATCTTGACGACGACGCCGATAAAAACGATTCATGA
- a CDS encoding YggS family pyridoxal phosphate-dependent enzyme: MFEYLAQNFANVENEIADACKKAKRERSSVRLIVVTKTYPAELAQAVIDLGQTDLGENRPQEMIEKTPQITGDFNMHLIGRLQSNKVRKVIGLAKYIHSVDSVKLLEKIDIIGEESGIATNILVQVNTSCEESKSGCAIDEAYKLCEAAAAKKYANFCGLMTIGPLTDSMGLVEKSFETLAKIGEKANALCENKKCELSMGMSGDFAAAIKYGATMIRIGTRLVGARNYNV; the protein is encoded by the coding sequence ATGTTTGAATATCTTGCGCAGAATTTTGCGAATGTCGAGAATGAAATAGCCGACGCTTGTAAAAAGGCAAAGCGCGAGCGTTCATCCGTTCGTTTGATTGTCGTAACAAAAACATATCCCGCAGAACTCGCGCAGGCGGTTATAGATTTGGGGCAAACGGATCTTGGTGAAAACCGTCCGCAGGAAATGATAGAAAAAACGCCGCAAATTACAGGCGATTTTAATATGCACCTGATAGGACGGTTGCAGTCGAATAAAGTAAGGAAAGTGATAGGACTTGCAAAGTATATTCACTCGGTCGATAGCGTTAAATTGCTTGAAAAAATCGACATTATCGGCGAGGAATCGGGAATTGCGACAAATATTTTGGTACAGGTAAACACTTCGTGCGAGGAAAGCAAATCGGGATGCGCAATAGACGAGGCGTATAAATTGTGCGAAGCGGCGGCGGCAAAAAAATATGCAAATTTTTGCGGTCTTATGACAATCGGACCGCTTACGGACAGTATGGGGCTTGTGGAAAAAAGTTTTGAGACGCTTGCAAAAATCGGCGAAAAGGCAAACGCTTTATGCGAAAACAAGAAATGCGAATTGTCAATGGGTATGAGCGGCGACTTCGCCGCCGCGATAAAGTACGGCGCGACTATGATTAGAATCGGTACGCGGCTCGTCGGCGCAAGAAATTACAACGTATAA